In Vitis vinifera cultivar Pinot Noir 40024 chromosome 4, ASM3070453v1, the genomic window TTGATGTTCATTTGTTAatgacatgttttttttatcaaacttaAGTACTATTCTTGTTTTGCTTATTGAAAACTctaaaataaagttatattctTTCAATTGTAGTTTTGCATAAAGTTTGAAAGTGTGTTGAacttttttaagttataaagtTGGACTGGTTGGAAATAGGCATGATATGGGATCACATTTCATGAAATTTTTCATGCTATACATTCATACTTGATCTATGTCGTTGATTGTATTAATGTGGTGATCATTGATGGGTCTAGTTACAAAACATGTAACGAAGATTGCTTTGGTTCTATATTGGTATAATTGATGGACCAGATTGTTTTGAGATGCTTACAGTTAAGATAGCAAATATTGAACTCGTTTTTGTTATGTTCAATTATTTAATGACATATATGGCCCAAGTAGGAGATTGTtggatattttggtaattataggCTTACATATTAACACATTGTACATTAACCTATCTTAtttttaggcttaattaaatgtGATCAATTAAGTTAATGATGAGCCTTCAAAGTATCTCTATATATGGATTGTATGGGCTTTGCAATGTATAaagatcaattttattttatttattaatgatgggtcaataaataaaataaaataataagatttataaataGAGTTATGGTCCCCCATGAGTGATTTCAAGGTTGTTTCAAACATGGAAGACAAAATTCAAGTATATAATTTCAAAGGATTCATTATGTCTTCTAATATTATTATCCTATAGATTTAATATGAGAGTTTGACATTCATTTATATTATTCAGATgatcaaattttataataatttgatttgtgATTTTCCAATAGAATGTTGTTTTCAATCTGCTCAACCCAACAAAGACGCAGAACCACCTACCAACCATGGCCCCTACTCTTCAAATCAGGAATAGTTCTTTTCAGTTACAGCAGAATCAACCAGTGCTAGAATGATGGGACCCCCTTGAGATGCAATTTACTTCTCCTTGCTCATCATATCTATGATCATCCTGGTGAACCTTTTCATGTGATCCTGCATATGGGGAAATATCCAGTTGGGTGTTCCTGAACATAATCACAGATATTCAGAGATTACCTGGCCTGAACAGGCTCATGAAGGTTCCAAAACGCATAAGTATGAATCACATTCAGCCCTCCATGTCTGGCTTTACTATGATGTCTGGCCACATCTGATCACGATTCAGCTAGCTCATTACTCCAAtccaattaaaaaaaggaaCTAATGTATTGGACTTCGGGGATAGAGTACCTCAGGAATACTACGAGGATAATGTATAGAACCGGAGAAGAGAAGCTCTCTCTTCCCATTGACTATCAAAGGTCGGCCGTCATAACTCACTCCCTTCACTCCCACCATAGACAACCTCACAACGACCAAACAAACAGACCAGAGCTAACACTACCAATCTGCCAGGTGTAGTCCATATTGTAACCTTAGAGGAAAGTGTTCACgaggaaaaatgaaaaccaTAAATTTGAGGATTAGAGGGAAAGCCGGAGAGTGAAGTTACGTGTTGGGCAATGGAGAAGTGGAGGCGGTTTGTTTGTTCAGACACAACTCCAAAGTCCAAATACTCAGTCTTCCTGGGAGATCCTCTCTGTagtctctttcttctttccatATTTGAAAGGCTGAGAAACGGGGGTTTGAGTGAACACCCGCTGAAGTTGGTTGCTGACCCGTTCACTCCTTTAACGAGATTTCGAAATTGGCGGGTGAATTGTCTAAGGGCCTGTTTGTCTCCTTATGTTCCTAAATGATCCGTTAACGTTTGTCTtagattaattttgaaatttaagattataaatcaatcaaaacaCAGAAAAGGAAACATACATACTGggtttcctattttattttctaaataatttaggaaattatttttttttaagaaaaaaaaattatgcaaattataccaaatatatatatttaaaataaaaataaaaataataatagggaTTTGAGAACGAGTGATAAAATAGGGGTGTAGGTGGCGAGAGGTGGTTGGCTCAACGAACGCTTCAACTGCATCGTTTCGCGGCTCTTAAGGTacttgtttctctctctaaaaaatcTCAATGCGTTTTTCTCCAGGTCTAGGGTCAAAATCGGATCTGATCATTCATGTTTCTCAAACTTCTCTCAATCCTTTCAACGGGGTTTCTTGTTTTGTAGGGTTTTGTTGAAATTCGTGTTTTGTTTTGGTTTCGTCTTCGCTCTACAGGTGTGTCTGGGTTGAGGGGTGTAGGAGACGAAGACGAGGAAGAAGGATTGTGGAGGTCGTGTGATCAGGTCTTCGCGTGAAGATCTGAGGCTTTTGGGGCTGAAATGAGTGCTTCAAGGTTCATCAAGTGCGTCACTGTAGGGGATGGTGCCGTTGGCAAAACTTGTCTCCTTATCTCCTATACCAGCAACACTTTCCCCACGGTGAGTCCTCATTTCCCATATCTAGAGTTTCCTATTTGGGCCCGTGGAGATTAGGGGCTTTATTCCCCTCCGGATGATGTGGAAGAAATTTTCTGGCTTTCCGACGTTCTTTTGGTTATTGGGAAAATGAGGGAAAGACGGAAAATGTTTGCTCACATAATCGAGCCAAATATTAACCAACCCTTGTAAGATTCGTGTATGAGGTGGTCAGTTGGTTGGAAATGCTGATTTACTTTAGGATTGttacaaaaaagggaaaattttttATGTAATGTTATGTGTTGTTATTGGTAACCAAGAAATTCAAAACTGGCTTAAATCACAAGAAAAATATGTGAGCAGAGATTTGTTGTCTGAGGGATAAGATAATGGAAAATGTAAGATTTGAATTCTAAgcttctttgtttttccttcattttctcggCAAACAAATGTTGGTTTGTTATTaacgtttttattttattttttgttctgcATTATGAAAAGaatcttccaaaaaaattaaggacttcggatcattcttttttttctttgataggcaAAGGacttattgttttatttttgaattattggGAAACAGGATTATGTGCCAACTGTTTTCGACAATTTCAGTGCAAATGTGGTTGTCAATGGGGCCACTGTTAACCTTGGGTTGTGGGATACTGCTGGTAGCTTCACAGTCActtgtttccttttttgttttcaattactAACAaacattttgattattttatggCTCTGAATTTGTTCTCTTTGGAACAGGGCAGGAGGATTACAACAGATTGAGACCTTTGAGTTATCGCGGGGCAGATGTTTTCATATTGGCATTCTCTCTCATCAGCAAGGCCAGCTATGAAAATGTTTCCAAGAAGGTGAGGACTTGATGGATCAAAATGAAGTGATAGCACTTTTTAGTGAGTAAAGGAATACCAATTTTAGATGGCAATTTATTATGTCCTGGGAGATTTTTTAATGTTTCGGCTTCATTTTCAGTGGATTCCAGAATTGAAGCATTATGCACCTGGTGTTCCGATAGTTCTTGTTGGCACTAAGCTTGGTTAGATTTCCTTTCAGCTTTATGGTTCCTCTTCTTACTGTAGACTCCATAGCTGCTCTTTTCTTATGTTCATGAAGATGGTTTCAGATCCATGTCCAACCCCAAAATGGGTGTTTCATTTGCTTTTGAAATTTGATGCATAACATGTTACTAATGCATTTTTTCTGTGGAATGGTTATACTgttttattctcattattttttttaatgatttatgaCAGAAGTTTTATGCATTCCATTCTTTTTCATGCTAGAGAGTGTGAATTTGATAGTGGGATATATTCCATGATTTCTTGTCTGGTGATGAAAATGGATTCAGCAAATTTCCTTGCATTTAATAGAGTGAAGCCCTTTGATCCATGTACTTCAGTTACACTCTGAAATTACATGAAATTGATGAGCTGTGGAGCCTTGATTAAGCAGGCCCCTTCTCAACCCACATCACTAGATGATCATGGCAAGGGCTTCACCTTTTGATTAATTCTACACTTTAGGGTTCCTCTATAATGCATTGATGTAAAGAACATATACGACTTTGTTAGATCAGTATTTGTATTACCTGTCTGTTGCATTCATGTTCTCACAAAAAGGTACACATACATGTATGTTCCTTGCACTCTAATGGACATTCATCCTTTTTTACGTAAATAAGATATCATAAAATGAGCAGTACTCTAATGAATAGATATTGCCCAAAGTTGCTCCTCTCATGTCTGGATTTTGAGAGTAAATTGTCCAACACCTTAGAACCAGCCTTATGCTCTTATGGATCAACAGAGTGTTTCAGTCTTTGAGCTTGTACATTCATTGAGTTAaacatatatttgtttatttattttgatgagaaatgaaaattgatttgtATGAATTTTGAGTTATCCTTGAAAAagattacaaaatttaaactaCATAAGATTATAAAACTACAACAGAAAACTCCAACAGAAAACTCCAACTTAAGGACAAGAACTAGAAACCTAAGGTTACAACTCAAGGTGGTAGAAAATCCTCTACAAAGAGACCTTACCACAAGGCACCTCTCATAGTTAGCTAATGCAATGCCCAGTTAGCTAAATTAGGAATCCATTTCTAAGAAAATCACAGAGCTGTATCAACATCATTAACTTTGTGTAACCACACATCTTTCTTCCATGAACCTCTCTCCACCTTTAACACCTAGGAGATAACAGTAATTAAATCTCATTCCACCACGAGATTAAAAGAAATCAAAGCTTTAGCCTAAAGCAAGTTTCCTAAAAGGGCCAACACCTCTGCCATTCATGGCCAAGTCCATCATAAGAGGTCTAGAGAGGCTGTCAACACTCTACACAATGATCTCTCTGTATATTACCAATCTATAGCCATCCCTGGTCATTCATGGAGCATTCATCAACATTTAACTTAGGTGAACCTACTGAAAATGGTGACTCTTCACACCTTTACCATTAGCCTAGTATTACAAGCAAGGCGCACAATCATGTTCAGCAGAATATCTGAGAAAGTGGCAATAGCTAATGTCCAAAGAGAGAAGTGAAATGTGTCCAACAAAGGTTCTAAAATCCTACTTCAGTCCTAAAATTCTTCCTCTCAAATTATAGTTATTCATTTGATGGTGATAATAGCCACCAGCCAAAGAACTCCAACCTCTTGTGTGTCCTCTAGAACCATTGGAAGCAATGATCATGTCATTACATTCCTAGGAGGAACCCATTTTATCCATGCAGGCCTTAAATAATTTTGCACCACATCCCTAACACAACTGGGCAACGTAGAAATAGATGATTGGCAGATTCTCTCTATGAGCCATGCTTCATTGGCAGATTCTCTCTATGAGCCATGCTTCACCAAGGCCTGACACATAACATGGCTGAGCAAAGGATTCTTGATAATGAAGTAGGCTACCAATACTTGTACATCTGAAATAAATAAAGCTGTATTGTTTGTTTGTTCTCCAATACACCTGATAGAATTGGAAACTGTTATTTGGATCATGTAAAAGAAAGTTTATACTATTTTATGCTACATTTgagttcccttttttttttcttttaatttttcagTACATTTCTAGTGAATGTGATTCGAAAGTGTTGACTAGTCGATTGAAAAGATTTCTTGCTTTCTTATGTCCCTGTTTGCAAATTTCTTTTTTGTGGTTGGttttttagaaatttgattTGTTTCGTTGTGTGTTTGTGTTTATGTTATGTAAAGGTTAAGAACTAAATTAGTAGAAGGAATTTGCAGTAGGAGTAGGTTATTTATGGTTTTGTGataattaacaaattttttttgtctGATTTTCAATGTTAATTGAGCTAGATCTTCGGGAAGAcaag contains:
- the LOC100243817 gene encoding rac-like GTP-binding protein ARAC1; the encoded protein is MSASRFIKCVTVGDGAVGKTCLLISYTSNTFPTDYVPTVFDNFSANVVVNGATVNLGLWDTAGQEDYNRLRPLSYRGADVFILAFSLISKASYENVSKKWIPELKHYAPGVPIVLVGTKLDLREDKQFFIDHPGAVPISAAQGEELKRLIDAPAYIECSAKTQQNIKAVFDQAIRVVLQPPKQKKKKSKSKVCSIL